From Leptospira koniambonensis, a single genomic window includes:
- a CDS encoding helix-turn-helix domain-containing protein, with amino-acid sequence MRKKLGNRIRELRLEKNITQEGMEEGPYGIPLGTFKDIERGKSNSTISSLVKIALRLGVKPKDLLDFK; translated from the coding sequence GTGAGGAAAAAACTCGGAAATCGGATTCGGGAACTTCGTCTCGAAAAGAATATTACGCAGGAAGGAATGGAAGAAGGTCCTTATGGAATTCCACTAGGAACTTTCAAAGATATCGAACGAGGAAAATCAAATTCAACGATCAGTTCCCTCGTAAAAATCGCACTTCGACTTGGTGTAAAACCTAAAGACCTTTTGGATTTCAAATAA